The Mya arenaria isolate MELC-2E11 chromosome 15, ASM2691426v1 genomic sequence AAAGAGtctccttaaagctgcaccatcacagattgaaccttttgacaacatttttattttttgtcttggaacgagccaatttttgcgataatccatggaaacaagttaaataagacagctgacaaaaaacagatcgcagtttttttatatttaagttaaaaaaaatgatcattaattttcgaacggaaatatgaaaatctacgagcttattatttgtcagcaatcttatatcattggtttgcagatatttacgcgagtatttgctctttccaagacaaaaataaaaaaaaacttgataaaatggtcaatctatgagagtgaagctttaaaagtaatttattgaCGTAAAACAAATCGCGGCCATGCTCTTCGTATAGCGGAATTTGAACCTTCcgaattgttttaatattcaggTACGACTGGTCAAATAACCTTGACCGATATGAACATGCAAGGACGTTAAACAACTGCCCACCCAATACGGACATGGCCCCCATGCACGTGCCGATGATAAAGAAAATGTGGAAAAATGGTACCCATCCAACACTCACACCGGGAGCCAGGTACGTCTTAGGCTACAACGAACCCAACAAAGCAGACCAGGCGGACATGACCCCGAAACAGGCGGCGGACTTCTGGCCGGAGGTAGAACGGCTTGCGGCGGGGCTCCCCCTTATTTCACCAGTAACGGCCGGACAGAACTTCCCTTGGCTGGACGAGTTCTTTCGCCTTTGCCACAACTGTCGCGTGGATTACATTGGCGCCCATTTATATAGGTATGTATATGTACtagataaaaacaatacatgacCAGTCGCTCAGCTGTTTCTTAACCAATCTAGGTTTATACTACGATAGCTAACGGTAAAATATGCAAATTGTATGCTCCTATAAATTCGTTCGACAAGAAGAAACCAGTTCGGTGATATCTGAAAAATTCTCAATTTTATCTAGTCAGCCGAAATGAATGTACGGACATCGTTATTTAACCATGCGAGGCCCCTACCCCGCACGGACATCGTGCAATACCAGTTCTAGCTCGACCGGTGCCCGTTAACTAACGTTTAGATAAATATTTCGATAATCTAAGTTGTACGAATTCCTTACAAATCTGCGGAATAACACAAAACAGGATGCACTTAAGCATAAACTATCGCAAATGTTCCtcttgaattaaaaaaaatcaaatctctTTGCATTCTTAATACATGCATGTGTTTTATCCAgttgttgttatatttgaaatcgtctacagtcgaaccctttaacatttaacataaagAAAACGGTTCTTTAAATCTAATTCGAGCTAACGAGGAATGCGAGCCAATCTAGTTCGAGTTATCGAGGAATGCGAGCCAATCTAGTTCGAGTTATCGAGGAATGCGAGCCAATCTAGTTCGAGTTATCGAGGAATGCGAGCCAATCTAGTTCGAGTTATCGAGGAATGCGAGCCAATCTAGTTCGAGCCGACTGTAACAGCATTTTCGTCTCACATAAAATcctaaatcatttataaacagtGAAACTAATATCGCGGAACTCAGCCTTGTTTGATTCCTGCGATGCTTTTGGATAAGTCAGAAAAGAAACTATTTCGTACTTTTACACACGATTACAGGTATTTAACTTAATAAACACAGATTTGACGATAATAGAAAGTTTGCTTTCTTCTAGCATACCTTTTCGAGTCATGTTGTCCCATGGATTAACATGATTACTCGAGTCAAATGCCTTATAGTGATCAATATAAAACACGAAAGCTCTgtctttaatttgttgttttctatctAAATCCTGCGATGTTTTTTTCGAGAGTCGGCATACCGTCGAATCCCATCATTTTAGTGTTTGCGTACTGCGAACCACCATTTCAAGCCCCAAATACAAAGATACTAACCGcgtttcaaatttattaaattaagtttaCAACCTGTAGAGCTATGCATTGGGTTAAGGGTATATGTATTGCCATTACTGTATATCGTGGTAAAGTTAGAAGTACTGAGGTTTGTTAATGTTCTGGCTAtgttcattgtacatgtattaaaggAAATATACATTAGCTACCATAAAAGCTTATAATGGCTTGGAAGTATACAATGACTTTAAATTACGTTATTGCTTAGAAGTATATAATGGTTTAGAGAGTGGTGTGTTATATCATCATACCTATATAACAGGTGCAACGCGGACGAGATAATGACGTTCGTTCAGAAGCTGCACCAGCGTTACCACAAGAAGGTGTGGCTCACGGAGTTTGCATGTCCCCACACAGAGGACGAGAACGTTCAGCTTCACCTTATGCAGACATTGTTGCCAAGACTAGAGGCTGCAAATTACATATACAGGTACGTTTTGTCCGATTTTCAACACGCATCATAACCGTTATGATTACCTGGCAAAACACTGAGGAACAGATTTACAGAAGTACTCGGGTTTATGATCGTGAATTTGTTGCCAATGTCCGTACAGTCTTGGTATAAGGCTGTGTACTTGTGGTTTATTATGTGTACTCGGGTTCATTTCTGTGTATTCGTGGTTTATTTCTGTGTTCACTTTTGTGAACTCGCTGTTTGTATATTATGATCCAAGGGGGGCGGGTGCACTCGGCGCCGTTCCCCCTAAAGTCGTCGAAGGTTaccttttatttcaaagtaggagaaagaagaaataaaatacacgCACGATGTACCATTTTGGACTCGAAATTTTAGGTTCAGAGGGAGGGGCccaagtcaaaaggttatgcCCCTGAGTTACGTCTtctctaacgtcgaatccttGATCCGCCAATGGTTTATTGTATTCGTAGTTTATCTTAATGTTTTCATGGTTATAAGAgttcatgatttatttaatttccgTGTTTTATTTCCAAGTACTTGTTCTTCACATACATACCCGTAAATGTGTCGTTTATTTTCGTGTATATTTCCGTGCACTCATGATTAAATGCTCTTTAATATCttaattcatttcaatgtacTCGTGGTTTATTTCCGTGTTGTAGTGGTTTGTTTCTGTGTATTCGCGTTTATTTCCAAGTACTCGTTATTTCTGTGTACATGCTTTGTCTGTGCACTAATGGTTTATTTATGTGTACTCGTGGCTTTTTCCATATTCTTGTGGTTTATTTCCAGGTACTCGTCATCTATGCCCCTAACCTTGAGGTTTATATAAAGTTCCATATACGCATGAGATATACCCCGGTATTTCTGGTTTCTTTCCATGAACTCGTGGGTTATGCCCCGGTATTTCTGGTTTCTTTCCATGTACTTGTGGGTTATGCCCCGGTATTTCTGGTTTCTTTCCATGTACTCGTGGGTTATGCCCCGGTATTTCTGGTTTATTCCCTGTACGGGTGGGTTATGCCCCGGTATTTCTGGTTTATTCCATGTACTCGTGGGTTATGCCCCGGTATTTCTGGTTTCTTTCCATGAACTCGTCGGTTATGCCTCGGTATTTCTGGTTTCTTTCCATTTACTCGTGGGTTATGCCCCGGTATTTCTGGTTTCTTTCCATGTACGCGTGGGTTATGCCCCGGTATTTCTGGATTTTTTCCATGTACTCGTGGGTTATGCCCCGGTATTTCTGGTTTCTTTCCATGTACGCGTGGGTTATGCCCCGGTATTTCTGGTTTATTCCATGTACTCGTGGGTTATACCCCGGTATTTCTGGTTTATTTCCATGTGCACGTGGGTTATGCCCCGGTATTTCTGGTTTATTCCATGTACGCGTGGGTTATACCCCGGTATTTCTGGTTTATTTTCATGTACACGTGGGTTATGCCCCGGTATTTCTGGTTTATTCCATGTACGCGTGGGTTATACCCCGGTATTTCTGGTTTATTTCTATATACTCGTGGGTTATGCCAATTTTCTTCCACGTACTTACTTAATTCCAGGTACTTCTGGTTTATTTTCAGGTACGCTTGGTTCTCGGCTCGACCTCATGGGACCGGGATGGTCAAAACCTCGGCAAGCCTGCTCGACAGAAACTCCTCAACCTTGACAAAAATAGGGCGCTTCTACAATGACTTTCAGCCAAGCGGAGCCACACATATTATTGGCTAATAAAAGTCGTTTATTATAAAAGATGAAattaaacatgaataaatatgtatacgtCTACTatctttgttatgtttgtttttttaattttgttttatttttgtgattttataaCCGAGCGAAATATTTCACTAGGGTGGATCACGTGGTTTCAAAAGTACATTGGACGAACAAGGTGGCCTTAAAAATCATTGTCTGATCAAGTATTTCATTTTGGAATTTTAAACGCTAAGcccagatatattgcaaaaccTCACAGTACGGCGCTttgcttttaaagaaaaaatatgcaaataaagcGTTATAGTGATTTATaggaaatattgaaatatattctgCAGATCCCAAATTATCACCAATTATGAGTGTACCCATTATTTTTCCGTCGAAGCGACGATTATTTGGCCATGTTGTTCTTCCAATGCACTTTTGGAGTCACGTGACACTCTCCAGTGATTGATGATTTATAGTAAGTTTCTTCCCGATTAGTGAACAATATCGTTACGAGTTCTGAATCTCATGGAATCggtaaataaaaaattatagaTATATTAAGGAATTAAGCAATCTACAGCACTTTTGCGAATAATTGGAGCGGTTGCAATTGGTAAACACGAAGTGTACTGTATTTGAACGTGTACCTGCACCACTGGCACCAGATTTTCaagttcaattatttttttaaataaaacaaatcttccAATAATTCCAAACTAAACATTACAAtgcaaaaaatgtgaaaaagttCATTTTACTTGAGTAAATACATGATAAAGTGACCCAGGTAACGCAACGTTAAATAATATGTGAGAATATATacacagtacaaagtgcatatttatggaaaaaaaaaagttttcgcAGTTTTGGCATTGTCATTTTTAGTTTTGaattggtgaaaggtctctagaTCTTcttatctttgtttttgttttgtttttttaaaaaaaaagtttgaaaatccggtgccagtgacCCACACGTAGATGTAAAATGAGCAATTCAGTTgagtttaaaataatgttttgttgctCGAGTGTGACGggagctgatagcttatagaatgactctcgagtccgtttcctgggtagaaaccaatACTTTGGGTACATTTCTAGAAGGCCATGAAAAATCATCACTGTATGGATCGAACCAACAACCACTTtagtgagaggcggacacctatagcACTAGAACACTCTGACAGAAAGTTGTAGCTTATAGAAGGACTTTCGAGTCCGTTTCATGCATAGAAACCAGTATTGGTGTAGATTTTGATCGGTCATGAGAGAAAAACCTGgtgggatcaaacccacattTTCTTAGGTgggaggcggacacctataccctTTTTTAATTCAGTCATTTGCAAAAAATCACTTTATACGTGTATTAATAGGCTCGCTGATATTCACTTTAATCTCTTTCCTCGCGTTATTACACACGTCGTTCTAAACCTATATAGCGTGAACATACTTCTCTATTAACGAATATTAGAAAGTCAACTTCTTGTTTCAATTCTCTGGAAACGCATATTTATGTCTTAATTCTACTTCTTTATCATATAGCATAACTTGGTTTCCCCTGGTTACAGTAATACgataattattaacaaaatattgaaagaatgGTTAGATAGTGAACATGTCTAAGTGTCCAtggtaaaaatacatttaagcaTACTCGTACACTTTTTAAAAGGTCATCGTTGTTGTCCGTGTTCGGAACGTCACTCTTTCATATCCGCTGTTTTACTAAGCATTATTATCCTAGCTTGGTTACACtgctatttttataatttatcgACAAAATTCGAAACTCAACAACGAGATTTCACTTTTTTCCACAGAAATATGGCCCATGAACTCTATTGTATACCAAATTAAATTTGTCAGGTCTCTAACTTGAGCAGTTTGTATCCAATTTTCACTAAGCTGGGTTATTATGTTTGAAGGCATTCTATCCATACCGAGTAAAAAAGATCGCATTTAAGACTGTCGAGTTATTGCCCGTGACCATAAAAATGAGTGATAAATGACTTCGAAATTCGTGTTGTTGCAGTACTGCACTATCTATTTTGGTAACAACGACAGAGCACATATAAAGCTTTATTAATATTTAGCCCTTTCATGACGCACGTTTTATATTAACCAACAATATGCGTGGAACCACTGGGTTCGAAGTCATTGTAGAAACGCCCGATCTTGGTCAGCGTTGCAGTGTTGTTGTGTAGAAGGCTTGCCGCGGGAGTGACAAAGCCATTCCCAAATTGGTGCTTTATACGTGCCTCAAACCACGCATACCTGTAAGACAAAACACCAGTATATACAATCTGACTTCCTGACTGTGCTTTATATGCGCCTCAAACCACGCATACCTGTAAGACAAAACACCAGTATATATAATCTGACTCTCTATCGTGCTTTATACGCGTCTCGAAACATGCGAACAGTGTATATTGTTGGCCCTCGTGGTCGAGATTTCAAGCACCACAAACCATGAAAAAAGAAACCAATTAGAAAAAAGCCAAACCTTTTATTCTAATAAACCACGAGTTTATGGAATGCTGCAGTtgatgctgctgctactgctacagcAAGTTTTATTACTGCTACTACacctaccaccaccaccaccaccagcaccaccaccaccaccactaccaccacgatcactaccactaccaccaccaccaccaccaccaccaccaccaccaccactacaaccaccaccacgatcaccaccactaccactaccaccaccaccaccacaactaccactaccactgccactacaaataccactaccactaccaccactactactagtAATTCTTccgctactgctgctgctgctgatactgctactgctactgctactaccattattacaacaacaactactactactactactactactaatactactactaccactaccactaccactaccactaccactactaccactaccactaccactactaccactaccactaccactaccactaccactaccaccaccaccaccaccaccaccaccaccaccactaccactaccactaccactactactactacaacaactactactactactactactactactactactactactaccactaccactaccactaccactaccactaccaccaccaccaccaccaccaccaccaccactaccaccaccaccaccaccaccaccaccaccaccaccaccaccaccaccaccactaccactaccactaccacttctactactaccactaccactaccactaccaccaccaccactaccactaccactaccactactactactaccaccaccaccaccaccaccaccaccaccaccaccaccaccaccactactactactactactactactactactaccaccaccaccaccaccaccaccaccaccaccaccaccaccacaccaccaccaccaccaccaccaccaccaccactactactactactactactacccagtaataatataaatactatCTATACTATCTATAAATCACCTGTATACGTAGTTTGCAGCCTCCAGTCTGGGTAACAATGTCTGCATAAGGTGAAGCTGAGCGTTCTCGTCCCACGAGTGGGGACACGCAAACTCTGTGAGCCAAACCTTCTTGTGATAGCGGTTGTGCAGCTGCTGAAGGAAGTGCATGATATTGTCCGCGCTGCAGCTGAAGTTCAGATATTGGGTTATAGCACACATATTTAGTTGTTTCTATATActcataattttaaataaactatgGATTTCTGCATACTTCTGTGCTACTTTGTATTagttatctttcatatttttaaaaatacggaATATATTGCAAGCGAGCCGAAGGCGAGCGCAGCAATATGTtccgtatttttaaaaatatgaaagataactTGCTTATAGTTTGTCACGTCCGCACACCCGGCAAAACGTTGACTGACAAACGCCGACTCCACCCAAAAATTGATTGACAAGCCAGGGAAATAATCTTGTGGCGCGGCACCGGTTCTTTGATGTCACGTGATGTCTGGTGCGGTACATGCAGACCTAAGAATTAAATTGTCGCAGTCTCGTGTTGGCTTTTGTTCTAAAAACATGAGTCATGGttgcaaaatttaataaacacacaAGATATGTTGTTGATTAATTTTGGTTGCAAATCTAGGGGTCGGCCACTTTAGAATGCCCGTATTATGGAAAGCATCAACATTTTACAGTAAACAATACAGGCTCCGCATACTTTCTAGAAAAGTCACGTAGGCCAAATCTCACTGTATTTTCTCTGTATCGGAGTTCATATCAGGGACGAATTGCAGAATATgggaaatatttttcaaatttaaaacgaAATGCAGCAATCTCATTGGCTTTCAAAGTAGGACAAACTGTAAATGGTTATAATACTTTACATACTTTAAAGTGTCTGTGTATTTCCCAACTTATGAATACTTCTGGGCCATTGTATAATTCTTAGCCAATGGTTATTTGGAAGTTACGctgtgttttttaatttatgaatacGTCTAAGCCACTGTATTATTGTTAGCCATTGAATAATTTTGAGCCACAATATAGCTCTAAGCCAAGGGATGCGTCTTAGCTACTGTGTCTAAGCTGGTTCTCCTAAGCCACGGTATAATTCTAAACCACTTGAGGCATGCATGCCGGGTACCTATACATATGAGCGCCGATATAATCCACGCGACAGTTGTGGCAAAGGCGAAAAAACTCGTCCAGCCAAGGGAAGTTCTTTCCGGCCGTTACTGGCGAAATCAGGGGGAGCCCCGCCGCCAACCGCTCAACTTCTGGCCAGAAATCCGCGGCCTGTTTCGGGGTCAAGTGCGCCTGGTCTGCATGGTCGGGTTCGTTGTAGCCTAAGACGTACTTGGCTCCCGGTGTGAGTGTCGGATGGGTACCATTTTTCCATATTGTCCAGATCATCGGCACGTGCTCTGGGGCCGGAACAATGCTGGATGGGCAGTGTTGTGACACCCTTGTGTTATAGCGGTCGAGGTTTTTAGACCAGTCGTACCTGTAGAtgggaatcaatttgaaaaaaatacagcatCATAAAATCGTCTACTGTCCATCCCATTAAAAGAAAATAGCAAAAATCTAAGGcatcaaaaaacaaaactatatgcAGGCGTATATTTAGAAAGACGAATTCGAAAACGTTTACAATCTGTCAGCGACAATGTGATTTTATGTGGTGATCCATCTTTTCTCTGGCTTCGGAAAGATTTGGCCTTCAGGTTAGTTActctttgtatattttaaattcatcGAGGTACTCCTGTGTGCATTAAAAAGAAACCCAGAAAATCCCGCGCATAAATGGGTTTAAGCGAGTTTTGGTAAAAACCCACTTTTCGTTTGTGAAGGGCATGTATCGCCTGTTCTGTTTTCACTGCTTAATGGATGTTTCGTATGCCCTCAGTCGGGGCAGCCTTTTGGttgttaataatgtttaattctaCTTACCACCAAGACACGTTGCCGAGTACTTTGTAATCATTACACAGCATCTGTGGAGCATATGCGGAGACGCCCTTTTTCGGAGATCCATTGACGCAGGCTACTAAAACGGCTATAACGAAAGTTCTCAACATTTTCCGTCCGATCTCCATCTTATTAAATAGAAAACTAAAAGTATCATTCCATTTAAACGCAATGCAATCTATGCTAATTTCTTATCAACTTGAGAATTCGACCGTTTGGGTCGGTTTTATCTTCTATACGAAAGTGCATTTATTAATTGAACTCATATGAATATACATGGGATAAGAAGTTACTTAAGACAAGAACAATATATGACCGTACGAGTTAAAATTATTCCTTAAggttttctttgcattttatttgcatttattttcaagcaTAGCATAGAACAAAACTAAACACGAAACAACGATGCATAAAAAACCATACTTGCTATCTGAGTATTGCTCTATAACATCGTTTAGCCATCATCTTCAAAAGTAGTTAACCGAGCTCCTGTACCATATTGCCTTGGAAggggtttgttttgtttaccgGTACGTGTATGCATTACTTATCATATCAGAaacgcattcggaactcctcggccatttttatcgaaaataacctcggatgtatatggacggtttacaatgttaaAAATCGGTAaactttaactacgctgcaagtagatcgcgtgcgtagtaattttaatttagcagttatgttaatgtattaactcttgggaatcttaattatttttgcaatagtACACTTCGctctggcaatcaatttaaacttagatctacaaatacaagctaaaacactacattaaattaataatatacctcaattttttacgaactacttctactgtcgtaccggcatacatccgaggttgttttcgataaaaatggccgaggagttccgaatgatcaGAAACGACCGTAATTAGCTTGCGGATAAATAACAAGTAAAGAGTTATATACCCACAGATTGTTGCACGGTATATACTTGGTAATATGGCACGTAACATGTATTACACAGGCTCGCCTATGTTCGAAGTAAAGTTACCACACGAAGGGCCACTACAACAGTTAtcaaaattgtttgatttaaatccCGAGGTTTTAGTGTATGCACTGTCTTAACAATATTGTCAAGCTAACCTATCTGTGATACTTAATTAAAcagcattgatattttttattcgaaaattcttgcattacatttattttagaagcAGGAGCTTGATTTTCTTCATGTCAAATGtcatttgaaatatcataaaacggcgcccagaagggcgccgactatatttgatatttctttagaaatattcaaactaagggaccagttcataaatggcagaacaatgctttcaaaagtttccacgttgcatgataaaatataaagtttagcatgttttataacattttacactttaattgataatgaaatcttaaattataatagccctacttatcattttgaaaaaattgattttaaataccaactcaatcataacaactcggccatctccgtgATAGAGATAGAcacaggccgaggtgttccgatcgATATCAACTTCCGCCCTAacagatgaaggttacacggtacaaTTACAATATCcgttatgtttgtaaacctcctacgcagtaatctccttttttaaaacttttttcttgttattatgtttgacaacattttatttctttatttgtcaGTTGAAAGGTTGGTTGACAACCAGCGACATGCTTTAAAGAAACTGTTTTGAGTCCAAGACGCTTTTTCTCGAGAGTAGCATACGTCTGTGAATCACCAAAGTGACCACGATAATGCCATAATGACAAGGAATTTCGACATCAAATGTAACGATCGCTTGTGCGTGTGTTTATGATCGAATGTATcttaaattttgtaattaaGTTAGAGCAATCCTTGTGGCTGTTCATGATTTTGCAAAACTAGATTTGCTTCATTTGCGATAGTTctcaacaataacatttatacataaatgcaatacattcggatctcctcggccattttctatcgaacaCAATATccgatgtatgccggtacatcagttagaAGTAGTTTGtacacttttgaattatattattaattaattaggGTTTTCAAGTATATAtgtagatctaagtttaaattgattgccagtgaagtgtcttattgcaaacataattacgatccccaagagttaagtcattaagtttaactgttaaattgaaattaccacgcgatcttcttgcagcgtacTTAAAGTGCACCGATTTCGGAAATATAAACCGTCCAcgtacatccgaggttgtttttgataaaaaaaatgagagaGGAACTCCGAACGCTTAAATCTTGGTCAGACAAATTGTAATGGTAGCATGTAACCGAAAGGCAAATTCAAAACTAAGGGAAATAACTGATATGTGATTTTAATAACAATGTGGATAAACTGAATAACTCTATAAGACACTCGACTGGATTCAGATGTTTATGCAAATACTTCGTTTGATAAACATCTAAGTTTATACTCTAAAGGTAATCTTTTATTAAACGTTTTATGTTTGTGGTAGATCAATACAAATAACCTGTAAGGTCAATCTTTGTTACGGTTCATAATTTTGCCGAACCAGATTCGCTTCATTTGCGATAGTtgtcaacaataacatttatacataaatgCAATACTGTTTGTTTGTTAAGAATGCCACGGTGTTGTAAGAACTATTTATTCGATAAAATATGCAATTAAGAATGAAAGGGCACAAGATGAGCTTCAAGAGTTTAAGTGAAAGACTTAAAAGGCTGGTTATCCTTATCCATAAGAATTGTTACGTATCTCGTCACTCATCAATCTGTCTATATGAACTTCATAAACTATCCTTtcgttccaatccatttcaatattatttacaacttgtgtgtgtgtatattctgtgtagtttgtttgtatatgctgaatattaatatttttaaaacaatctgTGTATACGAAGTATACTCTGTGTATACGAAGTATACATagtattaaatgtttgttacGTATACGGCTATGATGTAAATACATCATTATGTTACTACTCATTCTTTAGAAACAAAGTTAActattaaaataacatgtaattaacaatacaaaacCGAACGTCTTTTATGACATATATAAATTGAGGTTTATGGAAGCAGTCAATTAAATAAGATTGAATTTAAACACCAATCAATTAAACTCAGAAGACAAACTCGAATGTGGTCTACGTTAAATGAAGATAACATCGATCTTATAACTTTCGACAACATTACGGATTTTTCTCATCTAGTAACATACACAATGGAATTGATACACTTGGAGTACGTATTTCAAATAAGTTGTTTTCCCTGAATCTTGGGCAATTGGTATTGCCCGTATTTATGGCTCTGATAAATAACTGTGTCAGGGCTCATAGTCTTTCACATATCCATTCCCTTCTTTTGGGCACCCTGTACTTGGACCACTCTGGGCACTGAATGGTACGGGACCGTTCATTGAGATTATCAACAACAAAAGCTAGTTTCTAAGTTGTATTGCTTGATAATTGTACT encodes the following:
- the LOC128220664 gene encoding uncharacterized protein LOC128220664; the encoded protein is MLRICLFVILITCVSGSRKKGVAAYAPKLLCDDFKALSNISWWYDWSNNLDRYEHARTLNNCPPNTDMAPMHVPMIKKMWKNGTHPTLTPGARYVLGYNEPNKADQADMTPKQAADFWPEVERLAAGLPLISPVTAGQNFPWLDEFFRLCHNCRVDYIGAHLYRCNADEIMTFVQKLHQRYHKKVWLTEFACPHTEDENVQLHLMQTLLPRLEAANYIYRYAWFSARPHGTGMVKTSASLLDRNSSTLTKIGRFYNDFQPSGATHIIG
- the LOC128220572 gene encoding uncharacterized protein LOC128220572 isoform X2, yielding MEIGRKMLRTFVIAVLVACVNGSPKKGVSAYAPQMLCNDYKVLGNVSWWYDWSKNLDRYNTRVSQHCPSSIVPAPEHVPMIWTIWKNGTHPTLTPGAKYVLGYNEPDHADQAHLTPKQAADFWPEVERFFRLCHNCRVDYIGAHMYSCSADNIMHFLQQLHNRYHKKVWLTEFACPHSWDENAQLHLMQTLLPRLEAANYVYRYAWFEARIKHQFGNGFVTPAASLLHNNTATLTKIGRFYNDFEPSGSTHIVG
- the LOC128220572 gene encoding uncharacterized protein LOC128220572 isoform X1, which produces MEIGRKMLRTFVIAVLVACVNGSPKKGVSAYAPQMLCNDYKVLGNVSWWYDWSKNLDRYNTRVSQHCPSSIVPAPEHVPMIWTIWKNGTHPTLTPGAKYVLGYNEPDHADQAHLTPKQAADFWPEVERLAAGLPLISPVTAGKNFPWLDEFFRLCHNCRVDYIGAHMYSCSADNIMHFLQQLHNRYHKKVWLTEFACPHSWDENAQLHLMQTLLPRLEAANYVYRYAWFEARIKHQFGNGFVTPAASLLHNNTATLTKIGRFYNDFEPSGSTHIVG